A window from Frischella perrara encodes these proteins:
- a CDS encoding transcriptional regulator, producing the protein MEELRAFLKTLTVPEKKEFATKCGTTISYLRKRLSDRTSNLGIKICIEIELHSKGKVKCEDLRPDINWSVIRKS; encoded by the coding sequence ATGGAAGAATTAAGAGCCTTTTTAAAAACATTAACGGTACCTGAAAAAAAAGAATTCGCGACTAAATGCGGTACTACTATTAGTTATTTAAGAAAACGATTAAGCGATCGTACCTCTAATCTTGGCATAAAAATATGTATAGAAATTGAACTACATTCTAAAGGCAAAGTTAAATGTGAAGATTTAAGACCTGACATCAACTGGTCAGTTATTCGTAAGAGTTAA
- a CDS encoding RusA family crossover junction endodeoxyribonuclease has translation MLNKVTLPYQPLVNHYWPVSHGHVYINEQGIDLRNAVIAIVIKENVAHKLIGKLKIEIYTIMPDWRVRDFDNLNKVILESLTYAKVIEDDKYIDDLRIVRAGFENNNDTLKFILAN, from the coding sequence ATGTTAAATAAAGTGACTCTACCTTATCAGCCATTAGTCAATCATTATTGGCCGGTATCTCATGGACATGTTTATATTAACGAACAAGGCATTGATTTGAGAAATGCCGTCATCGCGATAGTAATTAAAGAAAACGTTGCCCACAAATTAATTGGCAAGTTAAAAATAGAAATTTACACAATTATGCCAGATTGGCGAGTTAGAGATTTTGATAATTTAAATAAGGTTATTTTGGAATCATTAACCTACGCAAAAGTGATTGAAGATGATAAGTACATTGATGATTTACGTATCGTTAGAGCAGGTTTTGAGAACAATAATGACACGTTGAAATTTATATTAGCGAATTAA
- a CDS encoding antiterminator Q family protein, which translates to MRGTKDILMAWKNTRVLKRIGTEYPSKSAGIEGALRDFDYRQYLTEDEAQIVDNAVLALKADNFEYWTVLTSFYLREISCTKQAKVLGKQTTEITKILLAAECFIRGHIIELFSKAA; encoded by the coding sequence ATGAGAGGAACTAAAGATATTCTAATGGCGTGGAAGAATACACGTGTTTTAAAGCGTATTGGAACAGAATATCCATCAAAATCAGCGGGTATTGAGGGAGCTTTAAGAGATTTTGACTATCGCCAATATTTGACAGAAGACGAGGCACAGATTGTTGATAATGCCGTGTTAGCGCTTAAGGCTGATAACTTTGAGTATTGGACTGTACTGACTTCTTTTTATTTACGTGAAATATCATGTACTAAGCAGGCTAAAGTTTTAGGTAAACAGACAACTGAAATCACAAAGATATTACTTGCAGCTGAATGTTTTATCAGAGGTCACATCATTGAACTATTTTCAAAAGCTGCATAA
- a CDS encoding replication protein, whose amino-acid sequence MTKFITNSFQVPNAVIDELMAEMSANALRCYLLITRKTTGWGKPSDKISISQFMDYLGIKDKRTIYTALTELVSLGLINTIKNSGTITEYSLVLDSSIPIAKNVGSKIATGGKKCIEPIAKNVPATSDKKCTSTKENTKNNITKKRNVNFDPLIVKPRNVSLEIWKNWIDYRSKIGKKLQPQSWIKQSQMLEEQNSPEAIINQSIMNGWQGLFPTKNKPITITSTRNNTNIQDISWIEDIERDFF is encoded by the coding sequence ATGACGAAGTTTATAACTAATTCCTTTCAGGTTCCTAACGCTGTTATAGATGAGTTAATGGCTGAAATGTCAGCAAATGCTTTACGTTGTTATCTGTTAATAACTCGTAAAACAACAGGATGGGGTAAACCGAGTGACAAAATCAGCATTTCACAGTTTATGGATTATTTAGGAATAAAGGACAAAAGAACTATTTATACAGCATTAACTGAATTAGTTAGTTTGGGATTGATTAACACGATAAAGAACAGTGGCACAATAACAGAATATTCACTCGTTCTTGATTCATCAATACCAATAGCCAAAAATGTGGGTTCAAAAATTGCTACTGGTGGCAAAAAATGCATTGAACCAATAGCAAAAAATGTACCTGCTACCAGTGACAAAAAATGTACCTCTACAAAAGAAAATACAAAAAACAATATTACAAAAAAAAGAAATGTTAATTTTGATCCTCTGATTGTTAAGCCTAGAAACGTAAGTCTTGAGATTTGGAAAAACTGGATTGATTACAGAAGTAAAATAGGTAAAAAACTTCAACCGCAATCCTGGATAAAACAATCTCAAATGTTAGAGGAACAAAATAGCCCTGAGGCGATAATCAATCAATCGATTATGAACGGTTGGCAAGGACTATTTCCTACTAAAAATAAACCAATAACTATTACTTCTACCAGAAATAACACCAATATACAGGACATATCTTGGATAGAAGATATCGAAAGGGATTTTTTCTAA
- a CDS encoding S24 family peptidase, translated as MNRYEIRRLNLIRLRDEFCDGKIVNLAKKLNKDQGFVSRLLYIEGKKYKKNIADKLVFDIEKAFNLPRGWLDGLSDDNKMVKQGNDLAGNENDGNSGVKIEVLDVKASCGNGIITDREFVSVLRSIEFTHDFAMKIFGKRSTEYIKVITAKGDSMMPTIKSGANVFVDTKINYFDGDGVYVFVFDNEIYIKRLQMTGTEIIVISDNAIYERWRLDKQLMKNFYIQGKVFIGQNIDYIYFD; from the coding sequence ATGAATAGATATGAAATTAGAAGATTAAATTTAATTCGCTTAAGAGATGAATTTTGCGATGGAAAAATCGTTAATCTTGCTAAGAAGTTAAATAAGGATCAAGGTTTCGTATCGAGACTTTTATACATAGAAGGTAAAAAATATAAAAAAAACATAGCCGACAAATTAGTTTTCGATATTGAAAAAGCATTTAATTTACCGCGTGGATGGCTCGATGGCTTAAGCGATGATAATAAAATGGTCAAACAAGGAAACGATTTGGCAGGTAACGAAAACGATGGAAATAGCGGAGTGAAAATAGAAGTTTTAGATGTAAAAGCGAGCTGTGGTAATGGAATTATAACTGATCGCGAATTCGTAAGTGTCTTGCGCTCAATTGAGTTCACACATGATTTTGCTATGAAAATATTTGGGAAAAGATCAACGGAATATATAAAAGTAATTACCGCTAAAGGTGATAGCATGATGCCAACAATTAAATCGGGTGCAAATGTTTTCGTTGATACAAAAATAAATTATTTTGATGGTGATGGTGTTTATGTCTTTGTTTTTGATAATGAAATATATATTAAAAGATTACAAATGACTGGCACAGAAATTATTGTTATTTCTGATAACGCCATTTATGAAAGATGGCGACTTGATAAACAGTTAATGAAAAATTTTTATATACAAGGAAAAGTTTTTATTGGCCAAAATATTGATTATATATACTTTGACTAA
- a CDS encoding replication protein P, translated as MRNITELVPQIKIINSDDSEKKQKKEEIAEIVNKLFRQLKAACPAMFHTLNNNDENAVKRQWIIGFIENGINPTMINSGMRIARRQNNPFMPSVGQFIEWCEKGMSEIYGLPTPDELVKNVIRFCECKWSDDFCNYDYGSDANYWLVNDLYRAMQDEYLSRDKLLIKAEKLIAILTKKMMTGYVIQPAKKAITQTIKVKREPLSREAQLSKLNEIKQKFGFIHAQGR; from the coding sequence ATGAGAAACATTACTGAATTAGTACCTCAAATCAAAATCATTAATAGTGATGATTCTGAAAAAAAACAAAAGAAGGAAGAGATTGCTGAGATTGTAAATAAATTATTTAGACAACTTAAAGCAGCATGTCCGGCCATGTTTCACACACTGAATAATAATGATGAGAATGCGGTTAAACGTCAATGGATTATTGGATTTATAGAAAATGGCATTAATCCCACAATGATTAATTCAGGTATGCGAATAGCAAGACGACAAAATAATCCATTTATGCCGTCAGTAGGGCAATTTATTGAATGGTGTGAAAAGGGAATGTCAGAAATCTACGGATTACCCACCCCCGATGAGTTAGTCAAAAATGTTATTAGATTTTGTGAATGCAAATGGTCTGATGATTTTTGTAATTATGATTATGGCAGTGACGCTAATTATTGGTTGGTCAATGATCTATACCGAGCAATGCAAGATGAATATTTAAGTAGAGATAAATTACTGATTAAAGCTGAGAAGTTAATAGCAATACTCACAAAAAAGATGATGACGGGTTATGTTATTCAACCTGCTAAAAAAGCAATAACTCAAACAATAAAAGTAAAACGCGAGCCATTATCGCGTGAAGCACAATTATCAAAACTTAATGAGATAAAACAAAAATTTGGATTTATCCATGCGCAAGGACGTTAG